A window from Methanomassiliicoccus sp. encodes these proteins:
- a CDS encoding 4Fe-4S binding protein, which yields MSMLSSSLKNLFRRPFTTRYPNEPASIPPGNRGRVLYDMSKCIFCRKCERSCPTNAIITNKDAKTQTVIRHRCISCNTCVEVCPTQTISMAEEYSKPDTAPTVNVFSVDLPRHEYRVEHLPRYEGHKKE from the coding sequence ATGTCCATGCTGTCCTCTTCGCTCAAGAACTTGTTCCGCCGGCCGTTCACCACGCGGTACCCCAACGAGCCGGCGTCGATCCCCCCGGGCAACCGGGGGCGGGTACTCTATGATATGTCCAAGTGCATCTTCTGCCGTAAGTGCGAGAGGAGCTGTCCCACCAACGCCATCATCACCAACAAGGACGCCAAGACTCAGACTGTGATACGGCACCGGTGCATCTCTTGCAACACCTGCGTGGAGGTCTGCCCTACGCAGACCATCTCCATGGCCGAGGAGTACTCCAAGCCGGACACCGCACCCACCGTCAACGTGTTCTCGGTCGACCTCCCCCGGCACGAGTACCGGGTTGAACACCTTCCACGCTACGAGGGTCACAAGAAGGAGTAG
- a CDS encoding thioredoxin domain-containing protein, with the protein MAEDIAVRELDGRSLQELLASTDKLVVAEFYMDGCSACRSMAPVFDDLARELSEGAVFVRVDARPNLDTALQYGVVATPTFLLFCRGLFLADVVGIMDLDGLRKVIGDMLRHRSECAGGPMVPPFETDGYR; encoded by the coding sequence ATGGCAGAGGACATAGCGGTCCGAGAGCTGGACGGCCGGTCGCTCCAGGAGCTATTGGCCAGCACCGACAAGCTCGTGGTCGCGGAGTTCTACATGGATGGATGTAGCGCCTGCCGGTCCATGGCTCCGGTCTTCGACGACCTGGCCAGGGAGCTTTCCGAGGGGGCGGTCTTCGTGAGGGTCGACGCCCGCCCCAATCTGGACACCGCGCTACAGTACGGGGTGGTAGCCACGCCGACCTTCTTGCTGTTCTGCCGGGGTCTGTTCCTGGCGGACGTCGTCGGGATCATGGACCTGGACGGTCTGCGGAAGGTCATCGGGGACATGCTCAGGCACCGCTCGGAATGCGCCGGCGGCCCGATGGTCCCCCCTTTCGAGACCGACGGTTACCGCTGA
- a CDS encoding site-specific DNA-methyltransferase, whose translation MGSNVSSDYSNRRYLSAGEAARYLGTTVRQLHRLVREDKVPVTISGSGQQRFDLASLGELAGGTVTTTEPFGPVRVGVRGTCQEVMCSTAMDMKEVEDGSINLAITSPPYFNTKMYSRDPLPGDLGDVHSVDEWFTLIGKVWAEVLRVLQPGRKLFINIMNLPVRLEDGSFRTLNLVGRTVQVCEDLGFIFKRDIVWQKTNGVRAPFGTYPFPGGILINNMHEFILELEKPSSRVERARKYAHVSPEDRERSRLDKEFWLSIKNSDVWLIAPQGSGDRRAHVAPFPVELPTRLIKAYSYYGERVLDPFLGSGTTLRAAALASRHGIGFEINPSIAAEALASLRSLATEQGPPNGAVPPGGA comes from the coding sequence GTGGGATCGAACGTCAGTTCGGACTACAGCAATAGGCGGTATCTCTCCGCCGGCGAGGCCGCCCGGTACCTGGGTACCACTGTCCGGCAGCTCCACCGCTTGGTGCGTGAGGACAAGGTCCCGGTGACAATCTCGGGCAGCGGCCAACAGAGGTTCGACCTAGCTTCGCTGGGTGAGCTCGCCGGAGGTACGGTGACCACTACGGAGCCGTTCGGGCCGGTAAGGGTGGGGGTCCGCGGGACCTGCCAGGAGGTGATGTGCTCGACCGCGATGGACATGAAGGAGGTAGAGGACGGCAGCATCAACCTGGCGATCACCTCCCCCCCTTACTTCAACACCAAGATGTATTCCCGTGACCCCCTGCCGGGAGACCTGGGGGATGTCCACTCGGTCGACGAGTGGTTCACCCTGATCGGGAAGGTGTGGGCCGAGGTCCTGCGTGTCCTGCAGCCGGGGCGGAAGCTATTCATCAACATCATGAACCTCCCGGTCCGCCTGGAGGATGGGAGTTTCCGGACCCTCAATCTTGTCGGGCGCACCGTGCAGGTGTGCGAAGACCTCGGGTTCATCTTCAAACGGGACATAGTCTGGCAGAAGACCAACGGAGTGAGGGCCCCCTTCGGCACATACCCCTTCCCCGGAGGGATACTCATCAACAATATGCACGAGTTCATCCTGGAACTGGAGAAGCCCAGTTCGCGGGTGGAGCGGGCGCGCAAGTATGCCCACGTTTCCCCAGAGGACCGCGAGCGGTCCCGGCTGGACAAGGAATTCTGGCTGTCGATCAAGAACAGCGACGTGTGGCTGATCGCACCGCAGGGTAGCGGGGACCGAAGGGCGCATGTGGCTCCCTTCCCGGTGGAGCTCCCGACCCGGCTCATCAAAGCCTATAGTTATTACGGGGAAAGGGTCCTCGACCCCTTCCTGGGATCAGGGACCACTCTGCGGGCCGCGGCGCTGGCCTCCCGCCATGGGATCGGCTTCGAGATTAACCCCTCAATCGCCGCCGAGGCTCTGGCATCCCTGCGCTCCCTGGCCACGGAACAAGGACCGCCTAATGGGGCCGTCCCCCCGGGAGGAGCCTAA
- a CDS encoding FAD-binding oxidoreductase, which yields MPGHKGSPWPEEYPRSRLPVALSEGLEADVAIVGGGISGLATAFYLVARTDLRVVVLESGLVGHGASGNNGGQAVEGSETGLRESALRVGEERAVRGFREMTAARGALDSVLSTIGANSLLTEVVGRLGLAETDDVEWWASELEERRRTGLDVGKVHVAEDAPVGLLGDAPRTPRAMLARQMWSRDRRYLASVEVKVGLVNTCALVEVLTSHLLSQPDRFRIFEASPVDLVRLSEEDATLRCNGHIILADAVVMCTNGYAMPQIEACSPSILGGRVRGVVGYMVGSEGGSGPEGARAYFPGGNEYYYLARRRFREGWLTAAGGPEGPITGTYDPGIVYHRGAYERLEEFLSLTMDGYAGPSSRRWQGLMGYTPTGARVVGQDPRLSPLYYNLGCNGIGILSAVAGARRLADLMEGEDVEPSLFDPEILSSLDPRFREISPVQGHRP from the coding sequence ATGCCTGGACATAAGGGCTCGCCCTGGCCGGAGGAATATCCCCGGTCCCGGCTTCCGGTAGCCCTGTCTGAGGGCCTGGAGGCTGACGTGGCCATCGTGGGCGGGGGAATATCAGGCCTGGCCACCGCGTTCTACCTGGTGGCGCGCACCGACCTGCGAGTGGTTGTGCTAGAGTCCGGACTTGTGGGCCATGGGGCGTCCGGCAATAACGGCGGTCAGGCGGTGGAGGGCTCGGAGACGGGGCTGCGGGAGAGCGCCTTGAGAGTGGGCGAGGAACGGGCGGTCCGGGGTTTCCGGGAAATGACCGCCGCACGGGGGGCCCTAGACTCCGTGCTGAGTACGATCGGCGCCAACTCTCTGCTCACCGAGGTGGTGGGCCGCTTGGGCCTCGCGGAGACGGATGATGTCGAATGGTGGGCATCGGAACTCGAGGAACGTAGGCGGACGGGACTGGATGTGGGCAAGGTGCACGTGGCCGAGGATGCCCCGGTAGGCCTCCTGGGAGACGCCCCTCGGACGCCCCGAGCCATGTTGGCCCGGCAGATGTGGTCCAGGGATCGTCGGTACCTCGCATCGGTGGAGGTGAAGGTCGGCCTGGTCAATACCTGCGCCTTGGTAGAGGTCCTGACCTCCCACCTCCTGTCCCAGCCCGATCGGTTCAGGATCTTCGAGGCCTCCCCCGTCGACCTGGTCCGCCTGAGCGAGGAGGATGCCACCCTCAGGTGCAACGGGCACATAATCCTTGCCGACGCGGTGGTCATGTGCACCAACGGATATGCTATGCCGCAGATCGAGGCTTGCTCGCCCAGCATCCTGGGTGGCCGGGTCCGGGGGGTAGTTGGGTACATGGTAGGTAGCGAGGGCGGGTCCGGTCCCGAGGGGGCCAGGGCTTATTTTCCCGGCGGAAATGAGTATTACTATCTGGCCCGTCGGCGGTTCCGGGAGGGGTGGCTGACAGCGGCGGGAGGGCCGGAGGGCCCCATCACCGGGACGTACGACCCGGGCATCGTGTATCATAGGGGAGCATACGAACGGTTGGAAGAATTCCTCTCGTTGACGATGGACGGCTACGCCGGTCCTTCGAGCAGGCGGTGGCAGGGGCTTATGGGCTATACCCCCACCGGAGCCAGGGTGGTAGGGCAGGACCCGCGACTGTCCCCCTTATACTATAATCTAGGGTGCAACGGAATAGGCATACTTTCGGCGGTGGCCGGGGCCCGCCGGCTCGCTGATCTGATGGAAGGCGAGGATGTGGAGCCCAGCCTGTTCGATCCCGAGATACTGTCCTCACTGGATCCCAGGTTCAGGGAGATCAGTCCCGTCCAGGGGCATCGTCCTTGA
- a CDS encoding rhodanese-like domain-containing protein, with product MSILMSTVTFLSQGQLKGLEAAIRDGCCSLLDVREKHEFEAGHIPLATNRPLSEVTRWQAGLDKVRPVVLYCRTTNRSRRCAEVLCAQGFREIYVLDGGYAAWASHDPSRS from the coding sequence GTGAGCATCCTTATGAGCACGGTGACCTTTCTTTCCCAGGGCCAGCTTAAGGGCCTCGAGGCGGCTATCCGGGACGGCTGCTGCTCCCTCCTGGACGTGAGGGAGAAGCATGAGTTCGAGGCTGGGCACATTCCTCTGGCCACCAACCGCCCGTTGTCCGAGGTGACCCGATGGCAGGCTGGGTTGGACAAGGTCCGCCCGGTGGTCCTGTACTGTCGGACGACGAACCGCAGCCGGCGCTGTGCTGAGGTCCTGTGCGCCCAGGGGTTCCGCGAGATCTATGTCCTGGACGGAGGGTATGCCGCATGGGCATCGCACGACCCCTCCAGGTCCTGA
- a CDS encoding AAA family ATPase, with protein MAKLRSLALTNYRRYAGEIELPLDPGVNLVHMPPGMGKTTILEAISWCLLGTELVAEPGQVPNAEALGMGMAEVRVAMTFINGERLERFALYSMVEDEVKRQGWGWRLTGAGGKVAGEGDDAEEFADEAERLFPEACVHSNLISGASLARVVAGGASGPERAIQCSDTWCTSDLSIRCSMEATGLFLELCPDAPVRALGYDAGGRPEVSVEGGLSPDEVRLAVLSHALAFARESAGICPIFLDDPLQGVSGGDRGRIFANLLDSLPKKQVVLLLSDPQDIEALRATGRVDKELEIRG; from the coding sequence ATGGCCAAGCTCCGCTCCCTTGCCCTCACCAACTACCGACGTTACGCCGGCGAGATCGAATTGCCTCTAGACCCCGGGGTCAACCTGGTCCACATGCCTCCGGGGATGGGCAAGACCACCATCCTCGAGGCCATCTCCTGGTGCCTCCTAGGTACCGAGCTGGTGGCTGAACCGGGGCAGGTTCCCAACGCCGAAGCCCTGGGCATGGGGATGGCCGAGGTCAGGGTGGCAATGACCTTCATCAACGGGGAGCGACTGGAGCGCTTCGCCCTCTATTCCATGGTTGAGGATGAGGTGAAGCGGCAGGGATGGGGATGGAGACTGACCGGCGCCGGCGGAAAGGTGGCCGGGGAAGGCGATGACGCCGAGGAGTTCGCAGATGAGGCAGAGCGGCTGTTTCCCGAGGCTTGCGTCCATTCCAACCTAATCAGCGGGGCTTCCCTGGCCCGCGTGGTGGCAGGAGGCGCCAGCGGGCCGGAGAGAGCCATCCAATGCAGCGACACGTGGTGCACCAGCGACCTCAGCATAAGATGCTCCATGGAGGCCACCGGTCTATTCTTGGAGCTGTGCCCGGACGCGCCGGTGAGAGCCCTTGGCTACGATGCAGGGGGGCGACCGGAAGTCTCAGTAGAGGGGGGCTTGTCCCCTGATGAAGTTCGGCTGGCCGTGCTCAGCCATGCCTTGGCCTTCGCCAGGGAGAGCGCTGGGATCTGCCCCATCTTCCTCGACGACCCCCTTCAGGGAGTCAGCGGCGGGGACCGGGGACGTATTTTCGCCAATCTCCTGGATTCCCTACCGAAGAAGCAGGTGGTCCTCCTACTATCCGACCCTCAGGACATCGAGGCGCTCCGAGCTACGGGCAGGGTGGACAAAGAGCTGGAGATCAGAGGTTGA
- a CDS encoding NYN domain-containing protein: protein MDEKRIEDRQLAFLVDGDNAQATMIEEMLAEASKYGSVIIRRVYGNWTAGGQVNSWKTKLKEYALSPYQQFPNISNRYVTKNATDIALIIDAMDILHDGIVKGFVIVSSDSDYTSLAIKIREHGLFVIGIGKKETHDSFRRACDVFVSTENLGKEDEEEKEAPKAPKGQTRPRKTPRDAMDILNRAFDYAVNDDGRALNGDIGAALRRLDPAFDTRTYGKASLLNLIDELDDVFEVERANHGAIYVRRKSENRTIPPAEEQRAPEQEKKEAPCSRTVNDALPLLMEAYRIVDKNSDGTADTFRMFKAAKKVDPTFDSANYGKEKISHLLEALPDHFALVRRGKSMLVRRVERAEEEIEAEAPVEEKTEDKAPAEPEVPEAADLLPPRSSIDLLKVVTAAFDRVVKDDGLAYLPQLSKEVKREDPDLDFKTYGKAGLREYLEEFDDVFTLHKKGRNVYVSKRKGKRPSQHISELVK from the coding sequence ATGGACGAGAAGCGCATCGAGGATAGGCAACTCGCCTTCCTGGTCGATGGAGACAATGCCCAGGCAACCATGATCGAGGAGATGTTGGCGGAAGCCTCCAAGTACGGCTCGGTCATCATAAGAAGGGTCTACGGCAACTGGACCGCCGGAGGGCAGGTCAACTCTTGGAAGACCAAGCTGAAGGAGTACGCTCTCTCCCCTTACCAGCAGTTCCCCAACATATCAAATCGGTACGTAACCAAGAATGCCACCGACATCGCCCTGATCATCGATGCTATGGACATACTCCACGATGGCATCGTCAAGGGGTTCGTCATCGTTTCCAGCGATTCGGACTACACCTCGTTGGCGATCAAGATACGTGAGCATGGTCTCTTCGTAATCGGTATCGGGAAGAAGGAGACCCACGATTCCTTCCGGCGAGCGTGCGACGTGTTCGTCTCCACCGAGAACCTCGGGAAGGAGGATGAAGAGGAGAAGGAGGCCCCCAAGGCTCCCAAGGGACAGACCCGGCCGCGGAAGACACCGCGCGATGCCATGGACATACTGAACCGGGCGTTCGACTACGCGGTCAATGATGACGGTCGCGCCCTCAACGGGGATATCGGGGCGGCCCTGCGTCGGCTGGACCCGGCGTTCGATACCAGGACCTACGGAAAAGCCTCGCTGCTGAACCTCATCGACGAGCTGGATGACGTTTTCGAGGTGGAGCGGGCGAACCATGGAGCGATCTATGTGCGCCGCAAGAGCGAGAATCGCACAATTCCCCCGGCGGAAGAGCAGAGGGCACCTGAGCAGGAGAAGAAGGAGGCCCCCTGCAGCCGCACGGTGAACGACGCCCTGCCTCTCCTGATGGAGGCATACCGCATCGTAGACAAGAACAGCGATGGGACGGCAGACACCTTCAGGATGTTCAAGGCGGCCAAGAAGGTGGACCCCACCTTCGACAGCGCCAACTATGGTAAGGAGAAAATCTCCCACCTATTGGAGGCCCTCCCGGACCACTTCGCCCTGGTGCGCCGTGGTAAGAGCATGCTGGTCCGCCGGGTGGAGCGGGCGGAGGAAGAGATCGAGGCCGAGGCTCCCGTGGAGGAGAAGACCGAGGATAAGGCCCCGGCCGAGCCCGAGGTACCGGAAGCGGCGGACCTGTTGCCGCCCCGCAGTTCCATTGACCTGCTCAAGGTGGTCACCGCGGCGTTCGACAGGGTGGTTAAGGATGACGGTCTGGCCTACCTTCCCCAGCTAAGCAAGGAGGTTAAGCGCGAAGACCCCGATCTGGACTTCAAGACTTACGGAAAGGCCGGCCTCAGGGAGTACCTGGAGGAGTTCGATGACGTCTTCACCCTCCACAAAAAGGGCCGCAATGTCTATGTAAGCAAGAGGAAGGGAAAGCGGCCGTCACAGCACATCAGCGAGCTGGTGAAGTAG
- a CDS encoding MFS transporter → MVADAPPGRAMFGRDASSVFGSVPRRVGWLILLMSFSSLATGYFWVATSAYLPQIGVSSGSVGLLLAINGVVFILVAIPLGVLADRVGRKQILILGVMGMPPALLIYAMTSEVAFLMLASVIAGAAEGAFMTTWNALIADMASGEGRKEAFTLSFIVTAAGAGAGYALPYTFPFIAGLGGWTVTRVHEVFFVIIALVALITPLSLARLLREYRESPGERMALRKGRNLGPMLKFSALNSIIGLGAGFIIPLIPTWLFLRYGVADNLSGPLLALASLTMGFASIASTGLARRFGTVKAIALCQGSSTVFMLALAFAPDPATAGGLYVVRAMLMNMSNPLSDSFLMGIVTKEERGLASAINSIVWRLPNSVTTVVGGFLLGMGLYAEPFYLATLFYAISVALFFLIFRGMEPGD, encoded by the coding sequence ATGGTGGCCGATGCGCCGCCGGGTCGTGCCATGTTCGGTCGGGATGCGTCCAGCGTCTTCGGTTCGGTGCCGAGGAGGGTGGGATGGCTCATCCTGCTGATGTCCTTCTCCTCCCTGGCCACGGGCTATTTCTGGGTGGCAACCTCTGCGTACCTGCCCCAGATCGGGGTGTCCTCCGGATCAGTCGGGCTTCTCCTCGCCATCAACGGGGTGGTTTTCATACTGGTAGCCATTCCGCTGGGGGTGCTGGCCGACCGGGTGGGCCGCAAGCAGATCCTGATACTGGGGGTCATGGGGATGCCTCCAGCCCTCCTCATATATGCCATGACCTCCGAGGTCGCCTTCCTCATGCTAGCCTCGGTCATTGCCGGCGCCGCGGAGGGAGCTTTCATGACCACCTGGAACGCCCTCATCGCCGACATGGCGTCGGGGGAGGGCAGAAAGGAGGCGTTCACCCTCTCGTTCATCGTTACCGCGGCCGGCGCCGGCGCCGGTTACGCCCTGCCCTATACATTCCCCTTCATCGCTGGACTGGGGGGCTGGACCGTCACGAGAGTGCACGAAGTTTTCTTCGTCATCATCGCCCTGGTCGCGCTCATCACCCCGCTCAGCCTCGCCCGTCTCCTGAGGGAGTACCGGGAGTCCCCGGGAGAGCGGATGGCCCTGAGGAAGGGGCGGAACCTGGGGCCCATGCTGAAGTTCTCCGCCCTGAATTCGATCATCGGCCTGGGGGCGGGTTTCATCATCCCCCTAATCCCCACCTGGCTGTTCCTGAGGTACGGAGTGGCCGACAACCTCAGCGGCCCCCTCTTGGCTCTGGCCAGCCTGACCATGGGCTTCGCCTCCATCGCCAGCACCGGCCTCGCTCGGCGTTTCGGGACGGTGAAGGCGATAGCCCTCTGTCAAGGATCGTCCACCGTCTTCATGCTGGCCCTGGCCTTCGCCCCCGACCCGGCCACCGCCGGCGGATTGTATGTCGTCCGAGCCATGCTAATGAACATGTCGAACCCGCTCTCCGACTCCTTCCTCATGGGCATCGTCACCAAGGAGGAGAGGGGGCTGGCCAGCGCCATCAATTCGATCGTGTGGAGGCTTCCCAACAGCGTGACTACGGTGGTCGGGGGCTTCCTGCTGGGCATGGGGCTGTATGCCGAGCCCTTCTACCTCGCCACCCTGTTCTACGCGATCTCCGTCGCATTGTTTTTTCTGATCTTCCGGGGAATGGAGCCCGGCGATTGA
- a CDS encoding tetratricopeptide repeat protein → MGTVDQGTAWWRCAYFAYLDSEQALDRMDEDEARRTAVRSLQDTVEGFLGGRWNFGTLKYRMDGASAESGLVFPPRSVTSTLSDLALGVPLDDLEPALRRAAALPDDPGAAKGSLMDLEEAMERAVSGGSLERSKARPERWPELAACLWHIQDPLSWPLANRQAMVFLRSRGEVSDLDPSHDYAEYAAAMLRLSETTGGSMTELEHLLEVLDEGALPVPDPASCLEANLRRAEECASQGRTDEALTRYERALALDPRLPHALRRKAELYESKGLIMAAIGELEILVEQTPEDRDAHRRLVTLYRAQNLVHEHNLEVRRWKALREAREP, encoded by the coding sequence GTGGGGACCGTGGACCAGGGAACGGCATGGTGGCGGTGCGCGTACTTCGCCTATCTTGACAGCGAACAGGCCCTTGACCGAATGGACGAAGATGAGGCCAGAAGGACCGCCGTGCGCTCCCTCCAGGATACCGTGGAAGGCTTCCTGGGGGGCAGGTGGAACTTCGGGACCTTGAAGTATCGGATGGACGGGGCGTCGGCGGAGAGCGGCCTGGTCTTCCCGCCCCGCTCGGTCACCTCAACGCTCAGCGATCTGGCGCTCGGTGTTCCCCTCGACGACCTGGAGCCGGCCCTGCGTCGGGCTGCCGCCCTGCCCGACGACCCGGGAGCGGCCAAAGGGTCGCTTATGGACCTGGAGGAGGCGATGGAGAGAGCGGTGTCAGGCGGGAGCCTGGAGAGATCAAAGGCCCGGCCGGAGCGGTGGCCCGAGCTGGCGGCTTGTCTCTGGCACATCCAGGACCCCCTTTCCTGGCCGCTGGCCAATCGCCAGGCGATGGTTTTCCTGCGTTCCCGGGGGGAGGTCTCGGACCTCGACCCTTCCCATGACTACGCCGAGTACGCCGCGGCCATGCTCCGCCTGTCTGAGACCACCGGGGGAAGCATGACCGAACTGGAGCATCTGCTGGAAGTGCTGGACGAGGGCGCCCTCCCCGTCCCCGACCCCGCCTCCTGCCTGGAGGCCAACCTCCGCCGGGCGGAGGAATGCGCCTCCCAGGGCAGGACGGACGAGGCGTTAACACGGTATGAGCGGGCCCTCGCCCTTGACCCTCGCCTCCCCCACGCCCTGCGGCGGAAGGCTGAACTGTACGAGTCGAAGGGGCTCATCATGGCGGCAATCGGGGAGCTGGAGATCTTGGTCGAGCAGACGCCCGAGGACCGGGACGCCCACCGCCGGCTCGTGACCTTATACCGTGCCCAGAACTTGGTGCATGAGCACAACCTTGAGGTCCGCCGGTGGAAGGCCCTACGGGAAGCGAGGGAACCGTAG
- a CDS encoding aldo/keto reductase, producing MAELSFSSTIPLNNGVEMPALGLGVFKVTNKEAYNVVSQALEVGYRHIDTAAYYQNEAGVGRAIRDSKLPREEVFVTTKLWHTDNGYKEALAACDRSLKALGMDYVDLYLVHWPKGDREEAWRAMERLLDEGKARAIGVSNYLSRHLDGTIARSSTVPAVDQVEFSPFLYQEELLSYCRSKGIVLEAYSPLTRGKRLDDPRLVALAREYGRTPAQMLIRWVLQKDMVVIPKSAKVERMRENAAVFDFEISAEDEARMDSFNEDYHTTWNPADIP from the coding sequence ATGGCGGAGCTGTCGTTCTCCAGCACGATACCCTTGAATAATGGCGTCGAGATGCCGGCCCTTGGCCTCGGAGTCTTCAAAGTTACCAATAAGGAAGCGTACAATGTCGTGTCCCAGGCCCTGGAAGTCGGCTACCGGCACATAGACACGGCAGCTTACTATCAAAATGAGGCGGGGGTGGGTCGAGCCATACGTGACAGCAAGTTGCCCCGGGAAGAGGTCTTCGTCACCACCAAACTGTGGCACACCGACAACGGGTACAAGGAGGCACTGGCCGCCTGCGACCGGAGCCTGAAGGCCCTTGGCATGGATTACGTGGACCTGTACCTCGTGCACTGGCCAAAGGGCGATCGGGAGGAGGCCTGGAGGGCGATGGAAAGGCTGCTGGACGAGGGAAAGGCCCGAGCTATAGGGGTCAGCAACTATCTTTCCCGGCACCTGGACGGAACGATCGCCCGCTCGTCAACCGTGCCTGCGGTCGATCAGGTGGAGTTCTCCCCCTTCCTGTATCAGGAGGAGCTGCTGTCCTACTGTCGCTCCAAGGGCATCGTGCTGGAAGCCTACAGTCCGCTGACCAGGGGGAAGAGGCTCGACGACCCCCGGCTAGTGGCGTTGGCCCGCGAATATGGAAGAACGCCGGCCCAGATGCTCATACGCTGGGTCCTCCAGAAGGACATGGTGGTCATCCCGAAAAGCGCCAAAGTGGAACGCATGAGGGAGAATGCCGCGGTCTTCGACTTCGAGATATCGGCCGAAGACGAGGCCCGGATGGATTCCTTCAACGAGGACTATCACACCACCTGGAACCCCGCGGACATACCGTGA